A genomic stretch from Candidatus Eremiobacterota bacterium includes:
- a CDS encoding cobalamin-dependent protein (Presence of a B(12) (cobalamin)-binding domain implies dependence on cobalamin itself, in one of its several forms, or in some unusual lineages, dependence on a cobalamin-like analog.): MSTVKPYGDTLGDGAVQLSFTLPLEWSEAADEAARRLVGKMGFTDVAVVDGRAIASGFSFFVVYARTPVAIDVSAIQAPSATRESLTMEQVDALIAERVGRKVKIVGACIGTDAHTVGIDAILNMKGYKGDYGLERYRGFEVHNLGSQIAVEDVVRFAGEHGADAILASQVVTQKGSDVANFTALAELLEAENLRERTLLIAGGPRMTNVLAAELGYDAGFGRGTLPSDVATFIARRLAERVPA; this comes from the coding sequence GTGAGCACGGTGAAGCCGTACGGCGACACGCTGGGCGACGGCGCGGTTCAGCTCTCGTTCACGCTCCCGCTCGAGTGGAGCGAAGCGGCCGACGAAGCGGCGCGCCGGCTCGTCGGGAAGATGGGCTTCACCGACGTCGCGGTCGTCGACGGGCGCGCGATCGCGAGCGGGTTCTCGTTTTTCGTCGTCTACGCGCGCACGCCGGTCGCGATCGACGTCTCGGCGATCCAGGCGCCGTCGGCGACCCGCGAATCGCTGACGATGGAGCAAGTCGACGCGCTGATCGCCGAGCGCGTCGGCCGCAAGGTGAAGATCGTCGGCGCGTGCATCGGGACCGACGCGCACACCGTAGGGATCGACGCGATCTTGAACATGAAGGGCTACAAGGGCGACTACGGCCTCGAGCGCTATCGCGGCTTCGAGGTCCACAACCTCGGCAGCCAGATCGCGGTCGAGGACGTCGTGCGCTTCGCCGGGGAGCACGGCGCCGACGCGATCCTCGCCTCGCAAGTCGTCACGCAGAAGGGGAGCGACGTGGCGAACTTCACCGCGCTCGCCGAGTTGCTCGAAGCGGAGAACTTGCGCGAGCGAACGCTGCTGATCGCGGGGGGACCACGGATGACGAACGTGCTGGCCGCCGAGCTCGGCTACGACGCCGGCTTCGGCCGCGGAACCCTGCCGAGCGACGTCGCGACGTTCATCGCGCGGCGGCTCGCCGAGCGCGTTCCGGCGTGA
- a CDS encoding D-lysine 5,6-aminomutase subunit alpha: MELRLDQAAVANARRLASAIVDPIGDFIARHSTLSVERVVARLCGVDGVDGDGVPLPNRLVDALPAREQGLARALGAALAESGRTPQQVAEAVAAGEPLPDPSRTPESALRAALRPHVASGLARIDAARGARDVLLARLPQEEPPLLYVIVASGNIYEDRTAAVAAAEAGAQVVAVIRSTAQSLLDYVPFGATVEGFGGTYATQENFRIMRAALDAVSERLGRYVMLTNYASGLCMPEIAATAALERLDMLLNDSMYGILFRDINMQRTFVDQHFSRQLNARSGIIINTGEDNYLTTADAVEQAPAVLASQFVNEAFAKRAGLPERQMGLGDAYEIDPDLEDGFLLQLAQAQLARQIFPHAPLKYMPPTKHMTGNVFKGHLIDAMFNLTSVMTHQTIHLCGMLTEAIHTPFLGDRALALENARYVMKTARGFGDEIEIKPGGKIERRAREVLDGAVRILDRVAERGLMRAIEEGTFADVKRPREGGRGFEGVFAKDPAYWNPFAEALAGATALA; this comes from the coding sequence ATGGAACTCCGCCTCGATCAGGCCGCCGTCGCGAACGCGCGCCGGCTCGCCTCCGCGATCGTCGACCCGATCGGCGACTTCATCGCCCGCCACTCGACGCTGAGCGTCGAGCGCGTGGTCGCGCGGCTGTGCGGGGTCGACGGCGTCGACGGCGACGGCGTCCCGCTCCCGAACCGGCTGGTCGACGCGCTCCCCGCGCGCGAGCAGGGGCTCGCGCGCGCGCTCGGCGCGGCGCTCGCCGAGAGCGGCCGCACCCCGCAGCAGGTCGCCGAGGCGGTCGCCGCCGGGGAGCCGCTTCCCGATCCCTCGCGCACCCCGGAGAGCGCGCTGCGCGCCGCGCTGCGCCCGCACGTCGCGAGCGGGTTGGCGCGGATCGACGCCGCGCGCGGCGCGCGCGACGTGCTGCTCGCGCGGCTCCCGCAAGAGGAGCCGCCGCTGCTCTACGTGATCGTGGCGAGCGGCAACATCTACGAAGACCGCACCGCCGCCGTCGCCGCCGCCGAAGCCGGCGCGCAGGTGGTCGCCGTGATCCGCTCGACGGCGCAGTCGCTGCTCGACTACGTCCCGTTCGGCGCGACCGTCGAAGGGTTCGGCGGCACGTACGCGACGCAGGAGAACTTCCGCATCATGCGCGCGGCGCTCGACGCGGTCTCCGAGCGGCTGGGCAGATACGTGATGCTGACGAACTACGCGAGCGGGCTGTGCATGCCGGAGATCGCGGCGACCGCGGCGCTCGAGCGGCTCGACATGCTGCTCAACGACTCGATGTACGGCATCCTTTTCCGCGACATCAACATGCAGCGCACCTTCGTCGACCAGCACTTCTCGCGCCAGCTCAACGCGCGCAGCGGAATCATCATCAACACCGGCGAGGACAACTACCTCACCACCGCCGACGCGGTCGAGCAGGCGCCGGCGGTCCTCGCTTCGCAGTTCGTCAACGAGGCGTTCGCCAAGCGCGCGGGTTTGCCGGAGCGACAGATGGGCCTCGGCGACGCGTACGAGATCGACCCCGATCTCGAAGACGGGTTCCTGCTCCAGCTCGCTCAGGCGCAGCTGGCGCGCCAGATCTTCCCGCACGCCCCGCTGAAGTACATGCCGCCGACCAAGCACATGACCGGAAACGTCTTCAAGGGCCACCTGATCGACGCGATGTTCAACCTGACCTCGGTGATGACGCACCAGACCATCCACCTGTGCGGGATGCTGACCGAGGCGATCCACACGCCGTTCCTGGGCGACCGCGCGCTCGCGCTGGAGAATGCGCGGTACGTGATGAAGACCGCGCGCGGCTTCGGCGACGAGATCGAGATCAAGCCCGGCGGGAAGATCGAGCGCCGCGCGCGCGAGGTGCTTGACGGCGCCGTGCGGATCCTCGACCGCGTCGCCGAGCGCGGCTTGATGCGGGCGATCGAAGAGGGAACGTTCGCCGACGTGAAGCGGCCGCGCGAGGGTGGGCGCGGCTTCGAGGGCGTCTTCGCCAAGGACCCGGCGTACTGGAACCCGTTCGCCGAGGCCCTCGCCGGCGCGACGGCGCTCGCGTGA